The Denticeps clupeoides chromosome 4, fDenClu1.1, whole genome shotgun sequence genome segment ACAAtttaattaatctgtcacacctaatattttagcatgtgaataaaccaaattatatcaatactaaaatattaggtgtgactgATGTTAGGTTAAATATTaggtgttcacttttttcagtgtgaccTGATCATATGTGTTGTCTGTCATTCTAATGTTAGTTGTGTGTTGGTTAATGTACGTAGCCtattgaaaatgtgttattttacaaCCTTTTAAGTGTTTCATTGTACAGTCAACGTCGGTTATGTTAACTAGCAAGATGAGCTAAATACGCTATTTAAAAGTTTATTTGGTGAATATCTCAAATGGATTTGCCCATGTGGTTTGTTATTAGGCTAATGTTGATACATAAGAATGTCTAATGTTATGCTCAGCAAACACATTGCTATCAGTGAAAccttttcaggtttttaattaaacagcgtaaccacaataataatcacaataaaaaGAGGAAAGCTCAGGCAACACAAATCTTGACCACTAGTCGGGTCTTAACTCTTACCACCAGCACTTCAAAATAACCATTTTTATAAAATAGGCTATAGGCTGTTGGTAAATCAATAGGTTTATTACTTTTACTAGTATACTTATGAATGGGTTATTGACACTCTGATTAGAtctgttacacaaacacaaaacacacactttgaaATGTGAGGTTAAAAAATACACACCCAGCACACGGAGTCTGTACTCAGCAAGAACCCAGCCACCAGGCCCTTCTGCTCTGTAAATTCCACTGTCGCTCTTCCTTAGGTTCTTCaccagcagagagaaagttctaCTGTTGAAATAGACTTTGTCCTTAAATTCATCTTCTGTTTTCAACTTGTAATTGCTGTAATATGTAACAATGTCTGTATTCAGGTTGAAGCTCCATATTATACGTTTTATCCCCGTCTCTGCAGGTCTCTGTAGGTCCAGTGTAACAGAATCTCCCTCCAGCttcaccacagactgtccagtgCTGGACACTGCAGAGAAAAATGAATCTGTCTATCAATAGATTTTCAAATAGCATTAGAAAATATCTCacatattctagtttatttaattattgagaggaaaagaaaagcaggaaTCAGAAATTCACAACTAATGATCAAATCATCAGTAAAATCCCTCACGCTCCCTTTAAATAAGtggcaataaataaacacagacatTCCTGACCTGTAGCTGAAGCGAGGGTGAGAATTAGGCAGATAAGCCGAGGAAACATCTCAATCTTCAGAAAGTCACTTCAGTTCAAGACGGATCTACTTCAAAAAGATGTATTTTATGCAGTCGACAATTCCTTTATTCCTTCTtcaaataatgacattttaaagtttaaattgGAGCATTTCAGCCTCTATGATTATTTTACAGTAATTGTATTAAAAGTAAGTCAGATCATTTCTTTTCAAAGGACTGATGCTCCGTTCTGTTCACCAAAACcggaaaaacaaaccacagatcaggaagaataataataaaaaaaagagttacTTTGAAGAAACAAATGAGACTTGAAACTGAGTGGCTGTTATTCATTCATTGTATTTATATTGGAGTTAAATTTTCATGCCAGAGTGTCATATTAATGTATCTGTGTAAATGAATGagtttgtgtctgtgcatgtgtgtgtgtagcacagCCATTGGGAATGAAGGAATGTTGCAGAAATAGAGATTTTCTTAAGCAAAACCTTTTTCATTTATAGGAAAAAAGGATTTAAAGCATTTCCACCTCtgttattgatatttttataacattgactatcatataaatatatttcagatcATTTATTGATCTGGCTCATGTTAAAATGTCTCAAGTTTTTCCCAGAGACCAAAAGCAGAACAAGAGCCACAGAAcaggaaggacaaaaaaaagagcatctATGAAGAATCTGCTGAGACTTGCACAACCCAACTTCTGCACCatgttatcattttaaaatcatgaTTACAAAATGATGATGAAAATCACTAGatcagaataataaaatatgtcagGAGTTTGTATCAACCAACCAAAGCAAGGTGGGCACTGACTTCCAAATTCTCCTAATCATTGcggatgtctttttttttattgttttaaaccttgtttggttgtttttgtgAGATTCACATCAATAAGTTTTGTTCTATCATCTGCCATACCAGTCTAAAGCTTTAATAAGTGAAAAAATAGcacaataagataagataagcgGTGTGAGAGCGGAGTTTTCCGAGCTAGGCTAGCGGCTAGCCCACACAAACCTGCTATCCCTTCCATCGTTCTGGCCAACGTTCGCTCATTGGAaaacaaactggactacatccgaCTACTACGTTCATCCCAAAGGAACGTAAaggactgttgtgtttttgtgttcacgGAAACATGGCTCAGCGACAGTGTCCCGGACCGCGCCATTCAGCTCGACCAGCTGACATGCTATCGTGCCGACAGGGTCGTCGTCACGGCGGACTTTGTGTTTATATCAGACCATCacggattacaagccccctccacagacctgtgatagcaccatctccctgctgaacgagctgaacacctttttcgctcgctttgaagggaaaaacagcaccacagcaca includes the following:
- the LOC114788958 gene encoding CD48 antigen-like isoform X3; the encoded protein is MFPRLICLILTLASATVSSTGQSVVKLEGDSVTLDLQRPAETGIKRIIWSFNLNTDIVTYYSNYKLKTEDEFKDKVYFNSRTFSLLVKNLRKSDSGIYRAEGPGGWVLAEYRLRVLEPVEAPVLTLVTYWSTGDSCHVTVNCTGGDRSLMSSCDNTSCSPEGGASTDSTLSMSVRDDIISCNHSNPFSWKSQTIEINRQCFSDIGVL